GATCCTCGGATACCCGGTGACCGCGGATCGGACGATTCGGGAAGAATGCAGAAGGTCCGCCCTCGGGCCGAATGAACATGCGTCGGGAGTCGAACGGTCTGCCGGTTCGCGGCGGGGACGCCGCTCCTGCGGGCTGATTGTCGCGAGGTCAGCCCCCCCGCAACACGAAAAAAGGCCGCATCGCTGCGGCCTTTCCAGAGATTTGGTAGCGGGGGCAGGATTTGAACCTACGACCTTCGGGTTATGAGCCCGACGAGCTGCCAGACTGCTCCACCCCGCATCTGGTGCGGCGCATTATAGGGACCATGCTGCCGGCGGGCAAGCCCTAATTGCATCCGGAACTGATCTTGCGTGGATTGGCTGTCAGCCCGGAAGGATGTCCCGCAGCGCCAGCCGATTTCGTGCGGGTCAGGCCTTCGATCCGACACCCGGGCTGGCATGTCGGATCGAAGCTTCTCAACCGGCGAAGGCGGCGCGGCAGACCTCGAGCAGCCCAGCGGGGAACAGGCCGAACAGCAGCATGGCCACGCCGTTGACCGAGAAGGCCATGCGGCTGTCGATACTGGCCTCGATGGCAGCGTCGTCGATGGGCTTGTCGAAATACATCATCTTGACCGCGCGCAGGTAGTAGAAGGCACCGATGATGGAGAAGAACACGGCCACACCGGCCAGCCAGACCTTGTCCACGCTGACCACGGCCTCGAGCACGAAAAGCTTGGCAAAGAAGCCGACGGTCGGCGGAACCCCGGCCATGGAGAACAGGATCAGCAGCAGCATGCCGGCCAGCCAGGGACTGCGGTCATTGAGGCCCTTGAGATCATGCAGGTTCTCGGCGTCGAAGCCACGGCGGCTGAGCATCGCCAGCAGCCCAAAGCCACCGGCTGCAGTCAACGCATAGACCACGGTGTAGAACAGGGCCGCACTGTAACCCTTGTCGTTGGCGGCAATGAAGCCGAGGAAGATGAAGCCCACATGCGAAATGGTCGAATAGGCCAGCATGCGCTTGAGGTTGGTCTGTGCGATCGCAACGATATTACCGATCGCCAGCGACAGCACTGCCAGAATGGTGAGCATGTCGGCCCAGTGCGCAGACAGGCCACCCGCACCATCCACCAGCAGGCGCAGCGCCAGGGCGAAAGCCGCGATCTTGGGCGCGCTGCCGAGGAACAGGGTCACCGCGGTGGGAGCACCGTGGTAGACGTCCGGCACCCACATGTGGAAGGGCA
The sequence above is a segment of the endosymbiont of unidentified scaly snail isolate Monju genome. Coding sequences within it:
- the nuoN gene encoding NADH-quinone oxidoreductase subunit NuoN, whose translation is MQYDLTSLQPVLPELFLLGAACLVLVVDLFLSPRTRMVSYGLSLMALLGTIALVAWVAAPERQTLFAGSFVRDPVADVLKIALLSVGVLALAYGRGYLLGQGIYRGEYFILALFALLGMMIMASAGNFLTLYLGLELLALSVYALVAFDRDSLKGAEAAMKYFVLGALASGMLLYGISMLYGATGSLTFTEVAEAIGSGEVDETVLVFGLVFVVIGVAFKFGAVPFHMWVPDVYHGAPTAVTLFLGSAPKIAAFALALRLLVDGAGGLSAHWADMLTILAVLSLAIGNIVAIAQTNLKRMLAYSTISHVGFIFLGFIAANDKGYSAALFYTVVYALTAAGGFGLLAMLSRRGFDAENLHDLKGLNDRSPWLAGMLLLILFSMAGVPPTVGFFAKLFVLEAVVSVDKVWLAGVAVFFSIIGAFYYLRAVKMMYFDKPIDDAAIEASIDSRMAFSVNGVAMLLFGLFPAGLLEVCRAAFAG